Proteins found in one Ptychodera flava strain L36383 chromosome 16, AS_Pfla_20210202, whole genome shotgun sequence genomic segment:
- the LOC139114950 gene encoding kin of IRRE-like protein 1: MREPEWSWIISPQSSSVLIGGSLTLGCRAGTSSDVKTSWFRNGLTTQVSENYWTFDSHLYAVVGEDDGEFNLQIKNASIIDNTTFTCGNVAASPQSKTVSVNVIIPFPSVEITPNGSDAYSCDAHDGNPAAIRMKWYINGVNVSSAEPWSTATADGKFSSRSLCEVDHSRYHGNVSLTCEVIQSDHVKSITQTVFLKVPAGANRPGATLVLMTVTMTITLVLTQSFRLR, encoded by the exons ATGCGAGAACCGgagt GGAGTTGGATAATATCACCGCAGAGTTCATCTGTGTTGATTGGGGGTTCCCTGACGCTAGGATGCCGAGCAGGTACTTCTTCTGATGTAAAAACAAGTTGGTTCCGGAACGGGTTAACCACTCAGGTTTCTGAGAATTACTGGACGTTTGATTCACATCTATACGCTGTTGTGGGCGAAGACGATGGGGAATTCAATCTTCAGATAAAGAATGCTTCGATAATCGACAACACCACTTTCACATGTGGCAACGTTGCTGCGAGCCCCCAGAGTAAGACGGTATCTGTCAACGTGATAA TTCCATTCCCTTCTGTTGAGATTACACCAAATGGTTCTGATGCATATTCATGCGATGCACACGATGGTAACCCTGCTGCGATTCGGATGAAATGGTACATAAATGGAGTGAACGTGTCTTCAGCTGAGCCATGGTCTACCGCAACGGCTGACGGGAAATTTTCGAGCAGGAGCCTCTGTGAAGTGGACCATAGTCGCTACCATGGTAATGTCTCGCTGACGTGTGAAGTTATCCAGTCAGATCACGTAAAGAGTATAACCCAGACCGTATTCCTGAAAGTCCCTGCag GAGCCAACAGACCTGGTGCTACTCTTGTTCTAATGACTGTTACTATGACGATCACCCTGGTGCTGACACAGTCCTTCAG GCTGCGTTAG